A window of Loxodonta africana isolate mLoxAfr1 chromosome 3, mLoxAfr1.hap2, whole genome shotgun sequence genomic DNA:
GTTGGGGAAAAGTGGACAAATGACAAAGCTCTCAGATGGTAGCTGAGGAATGGAAGAAGGGGCAAGGGAGACAAGGGTCTTTGAGGTGATGCTCTGGCATGAGCATCTGGGGGATTTCTCAAAGGTACTTGTGTAAACAGCAGGGTTGCAGCTCAGGTCGGAGCTGGACATGGATGTTTGAAAGTTATGTGCACATAGATGGTCACTGAAACCATGGGTATGGGTGAGAGTGAACTCTGGGAAACCCCAACATAGAGCTGAGCAGAGGAATAGTTACCATGAAGGAGATGAGAAAGGAGCAGtgggagaggaggaaggagaaaaagataTGGGAGAGGTCAAGGAAGATAAGGTTCTGATGTGTCCACTGGATTTAGCACAGTGTGTCAGCAGACCTCAGAGCCACATTATAGTAAGTGATGAGGCAGTGGAGACACTGGCATGTGGACAGTTTGGAGAAATCAGGCTGGGGTAGGTAGACTCTCTGACTGTGATGTGGTCTGTGCCTTGGGCTTCAAGGAGCTAGCTTTTATCCATGAATCTGGAGGAGGCAACAGGATCCTGGGGAGCTGGAGAGCAGGGGCTCCTGCCAGAGGGGGTTAAAGGCAAATCCGGTTTGATTCTGGCCCCTATTCCTAGGCCCTGGCGGGGTAGGGCAGGCCTCAGACTCCTTGAAATCTGACCCTGTGGGCTGGAAGCCCAGCTTTCTGTTCTTAGGCAAACATGCCTGGAATCCAGCCACAATCTGCCGCCTCACACTTGGTTTCAGCCTCCGTTTCTGTAGCTGGAAAATGGGGTCTGGGCACCAAGGTAGGGTGAGGCTGATTCATCTGACAAAACTCTGGGTCagcaaggctttcttctgagagcTGTGGGAGCTGGGCAGTGACCTCACCATCTGGGTCACAGATCCCCTCAGGTTTGGGATTTAGCAGGGTAGCCTCTAAGAGCAGCTCTGGCTATACTCCCCATCTGGTACCTCAATTTCTCCTTGTGAGGCAAGGAGAGGTCTAGGTTGGATGAGGGGCAGGCCTGGGGTCAGATTCTGGTGGGGAGCCAAGTGGGGCCTCAGGATAGATGTCCCTTGTTCTCAACTGCCACACTCCCCAAGGTTTGGAGCAGGTGTAAACCTCTGCCCCACCTTTGTTGGTATGGTGACTGTTGAGCCTGCTCAATGCTACCACCCGTTTCTGCCTATCAGAGGACAAAGGTGTACCTGGCACCCATAGCACGAAAAGGAAATGGGCTGGGTCCTCACCTGCCTATTTCCATTCCTAGCTCTGTAGCAGGAACCTAGCAGTAGTGAGAAAGAGCTCTGCCCCTCCCTCTACCATTGTAGACATTTCTAGAACCCCCAATGCCATTTATATCTGCCCGGGTATGCAACATAGTGCTGACCATGGGTGTCCCAGCTCCCATCTTTCTGGTTCTAGAGGATGTTCCCCTCCCTGAAGGATGAGTTTCTAGACTTGTTAGCCTATAAAGGGGGAAATTTCTAGGTTCCCATCTCCCTGTCTCAGCTGTGGGGTAGGCAGCTGGTTGCCAATGTTATTTCAAGGCCTGCCTGACCTCTCTGTCCCCAGCTGTGTGGTGTGGCCCTGCTGGCTGTTGGCATCTGGGTATCGGTTGATGGGCCATCCTTCCTGAAGATCTTCGGGTCGACGTCGTCCACTGCCATGCAGTTTGTCAACGTGGGCTACTTCCTCATCGCAGCTGGCGCTGTGCTCCTTGTTCTTGGTTTCCTGGGTTGCTACGGTGCTCACAGAGAGAGCAAGTGCGCCCTCACGATGGTGTGTTAGACCTGGCTGCATAGGCCAATGACCAAGGCCCCGGGTCCCCTCACCCTTGACACCAGACCCTGGGGATCTCCAAACCCTGCTCTAGACTCCAGAAGCCTCAACGAAGGGGGCTTCTCCCTCCTTTTAACAGGGGGTGGGCTAGGGCAAGGAGGGTACAACGGATTGTCTCCCTAAAACTTAGACCCCTGTTCCCCACTCAGTTCTTCTCCATCCTCCTCATCATCTTCATTGCTGAGGTTGCAGCTGCTGTGGTCGCCTTGGTATACACCACAATGGTGAGGACTGGGATGGGGCAAGGGAGGCAGATTAGGCAAAGCCCTGAAAGTGGCCATGACCTGTAAATGGCCACCTTCCCTATCAGCCTCTAAACACTGGCCTGCCCCACCCAGGCTGAGAACTTCCTGACGTTGCTAGTAGTGCCCGCCATCAAGAAAGACTATGGTAGCCAGGACGACTTCTCTCAAGTGTGGAACATCACCATGAAAGGGGTAAGGTGGGCTGGGGGAGATTTTCAGGATAGGGAGAAGGAAGCAAGGCCCCACTGATTCCTTTCCCTTCTTGTCTCCAGCTCAACTGTTGTGGCTTCAACAATTACACAGATTTTGTGGACTCTCCCTTCTACACGGCAGGAAATACCTTGCCACCATACTGTTGCAAGAACAGCACCAGCAATGAGCCCTGTAAAGTGACAGTGGCTGAGAAAGATTCTGTGCAGGTGTGGAGCTGGCATGGAAGGGGTGGAAGGCTTCTTTGCTGGCCTTGGAGTGCTAAATGGGGTTGGGGAGCAGTTGCTGACTACAGATGCTCtattctctcccctcaagggttGCTTCAAGCAGCTTCTTTATGAAATCAGAACCCATGCAGTCACTGTGGGTGGTGTGGCAGCCGGAATTGCGGTCCTGGAGGTAAGGGGATGAGGAGGCTGGGGCTGGGATACTCCCACTGGGCCCTGGGCTGTAAGTGGTTTGACCCATCTCTGAGGCCTCTCTGGAGAAAACAGACTTCTGACAGAGCTTCATATAAGAGGGGTCTCTGGGGAGCAGAAGTCTAAAGCTTCAGGACCCAGCCGCCTGATCATGTCCCCTCATCTCTTCCTGTTCTTCCCCCACCAGCTGGCTGCCATGATTGTGTCCCTGTATCTGTACTGCAATCTGAAATAAGTCAGCTTCTGCCTCTGCCACCACTGCTGCCACATGGGGACTGTAAAGAGGCACCCTGGCACTGCCAAGGGTGGGACCGGATCTAACACTGTTACCTCGGCCAGGGTGGACTCAATCTTGCCGCTCTGGACTTGGGGTTAAATAAGGACCACCACTTTCAGGCTGTCCCAGACTTTTCCATTGGTGGGGTTGGAGCTTACCTCTCCCGGAGCCTCTAAGGTAGCCAGTTCTCCTgcccagggacagattacccaataagcaaggtacacaatTAGTAAGTACACACagttaagcctgtgcatacctggtTTACTGTAAGCTGGTGTatactgtgcttactggttaGTCCACCCCTGCTCCTGCCCATCCCCCCAGTCTGTTCCTTAAACCCTTGACACCCCCTCAGGCAAGCAGGGGAGCTTTAGTGATCCCAGTACTCTACTGGGGGATGAGAAGGGTGCCCTATAACCTGGGCATATGTGAAATTAGGTGAGCCAGTGGGAGGATGTGTGGAAAGTACTTCAAATTTATAAACCAATTAAAATGTTTCTATTTGGACTCTTTTCATGTATCCTTGGGGAGAGGGGCCCATCTTGCCTGAATTGGCCTCAGATCCCTGTAGGGCTAGTGACTCAGAAGACCCTTGGAAAGGCAACAGAAGGGAagtggggtggggatgggtaACTCTCTCTCCCCTTCATTTGGGTTCCAGGCTTGGGAAAGAGCATAAGGGGAATAGCCAAGAGGGCATTAAAGAGGTGAGGGCTGGGCCAGTCTGCCTTCTTATAATGTGGGAGGACTTTGGCTGAATCTATGCCCTCTTGGGTGGGGGCACTGGACTGGTAAGCTATGGAAGTAACAAGTTTGTACCCAAGCAGAGGAGGAAAGACCAGAAGTATCACCAGGGCAATGGAGAAGGTCACTGCTTAGGCTCTGGGAAGCCCTTCCAGAGCCCCCATCAGAGGGTCCGGTTAGCACCCTCACTCAAGCGAAGCTCCAAACCTATCCCTGCTTTGGGAATCTCAGAAagaacttcatttatttttggtcTTGGCCTGCCTGCTGCTTTACAGACCTGATTTCTTGTTTAAAATCCCATGCTCCAGATGACACTGGGGCTGAGAAAGGCCAAGTGACTTGCCTCAGTTGCATAACCTTCAGTGAAGAGCTGAGCTTAGATTTGGGCTCAGGCTGTTTGACTCAGTCTGGTGTGGTTCTGGCTGGCATGGTGACAGCTCCACTTGAAGGGGCACCTGGTCTGAATATCCCAAATATGAAACCGGATCACTGCTGAAGGAGTGACAACACTAAGGAAGGAAGCTGTGGCTGGAGGACATGTTGTTTGCTACCAACCAGTCACTCTTTCCCTTGATTACTCTTCCCAGGCTTTCCAAGGGCAGCCCAGAACTATCACCCCCTTGTGGAGCCCCAAAAAGGAGAGGCTTGGCCAGAGCCACGCTGTACCTGAGAGTTAGCCTGGGAGGTCCAGACCAGGAGCCCACTAAGGCGCTGGGCAGGGAGAGGAATCAGCCCACCTCACCCTCACCACCACATTGCTCCTCCCCCAGGTGCCTGTGTGGAGGCTGCAGGGGATTTGTTTATCCAGGGCAGGCTTCCACCTCATCACGGGCTAACTGCTCCTCAACCTGGCTGTTGTGCCACCTCAAGCCCTGTCTCTAGCTCCAGTAAACACTGAAGGCGTCAGGGTGGCGAAAAACGCCCAGGCCATACACCACCAGTGCCACTGCTGAGCTGGGCTCCAGGcactggtgggaatggaaagcaGGCAAAAGGGGAGTTCCAGTCAGTTCGTGCCTCCTTAGCCATGGCTCTATGTAAGCTCAGCAGGTCCAGCCGCCAGGGCTCAGCAGACCCCTTCTTAAGAGGTGGTCTATACTCTCCCTCCCCATCCTAAGTCCTTCACAGGTCCTTAAAATGTCATCCCCCCCTTGCCTTAGGCTACCTCACCCACTCCCTGTGGACAATCTCATCCATTTTCTGGTACTTTTGTTACTATCTAACTCAGATCTTCCTAACTTCTCTGGGTCACTGGCCTGGTGAGAATCTGATGACAACTTATCACCCTTATCTCCAGAAAAATACCCAGACGTGGAATTCTGCATTTAAAGTGCCTTTTATGGGCCACAGaaaggggccttggtggcacagtggttgaagtactaggctgctaactgaaaggtcagtggttcgaacccaccagccactccatgggagaaatacgtAACAGTTAgctccgtaaagatcacagcctttgaaaccctctgggacaattctactctgtcctaaagggtcactatgagtcagaattgactcgatagcaactggtttttaagggCCACAGACATCTTTCTAAGCTCTTATGTCCCCACCAATAGCCCCGCCCTTGTCTCACCTACTTCCTTCTCACCCCCAATATCCTCACCTGCTGTCCCATCCTCTCCCTCGACCACCAAGTATCCCTTTTTACTCTCTCCTGCTCCATCCTGGGGGCAGGTGCCTGGCCAAGTTAGGCGGGAGCCAGCCTAGGGGGTTAAAGACTGGGGAAAGGGCATGGGATGGCTGCTCCAAGCTCAGCCCCAAATGGGGCAGGGCTAGGTCCAGGCTGTCCTAGGGCGCAGCTTGGGCATCCCCTGGTGGTCAAATGGCCTCAAATGGAAGACAAACCCTGTGGAAGTAAGGAAAACTCACCATCTATCGTggctattttctttctctctcttaaacacacacacacacacacacacacacacacacacactcacaagaCACATCCCCAGaggttttctccttttttaatcaATGACCACATTATTCAGCTTTGGAAACCTGGACAAAAGGAGGCCAAGAAGAGGCCTGGTCCAGTGTCTGAGGGTCTCCAAGTAAGTCTTTGTCAGATGTGGGCCCCAGCTGGGCTTGTCCATGGGGTGGGCACAGCAGTTTCCTGAGTAAGAGCCAGCCCCACCCTCAGGGCAGCACCCCAGCCCAGAAAGAAATCAAGGCCCCCCCAGGCTTTGGCCTGTTTCCAAGGCCCTCAGCTTCTGTGGGACTCAATAAATAGGTTAAATTCTGAGCCAGGCCTGGGAGGAGGCAGATCAGCTGCCCAGGGATCCTAATGATTCCCAGGTACCATTCTGCCCTTCCCCAATAAGGAAGTAAATAAATAGACCTTCAACTCAGGAAGAGAGATATTGGAGCAGGGAAACTTTCCCCTTGGAGTTAGTAATTAAGTCACATGTTAAAAACAAAccagccccagcccctgccaGCACCTACAGAATCCTACAGGATGGGGTGAAGGGCTAGCCTGCCTGGGGGTACACAGTACCCAGCCCTGCAGGGTCTTGGAGGAGGTCTCATGTCTGCTCTGCAGCTCCTGGGGCCCCCTCCTCCTTTGGGGGTGGCTCCAGGAAAATTGGGGTGACTGATGGTGGCTTCTTCACCCTGGGAAAATAATATGAGAATGTATTAGGGAAAAGGTCATTAGCTATGTCCCCACTAAGTCCCTATTCCACAGGGCAGGGAAGAGTCACTCACGAGTAGGGGGAGGCTGGGACTCCCACCACCAGAAAGTGGTTCTTCTTCCGAAACAACCTCCATAGGCCCCGGTGGTTGCCACGCACGTCCAGGTCCCAGATACGGAGGCACTAGGGGTGAAAGAAGGTACAGGTCAGAGGGCTGTGGGGAGGGAGCACTGAAGACTCTTTGGCCCAGCCCCTACCTACCCCTCCTCAGGAGCCTCCTCAATTTGTAAGAGATAGCATCTTCTGGAATAGGGATTTACACAAGAGAGTTGGAAGGGGGTTCTGAGGGTATGAAAAGAAGGTCTGAGGTAGAAGATTCCAGAACAAAGGCTCCCTGTATCTTGGGGCAGTGTGTGTAGGGGGAGAGGGGTGTTCCTGGGTGGGCTGTGTTGGGGCACCTTGGCAAGCTGGGTCCAGGTGGTGAAGTCATCGTCTCTCTCCATTTGGATAAAGGCCACATAGGTGTGGCCCTCTGTGTCTGGCAGAAAAGAGTCTTCACAAGGATTCTTGCTGTGGTCCAGGATCTTGGCCCCACTGCAGTGGACGGGGGGACAGGGTAGGGGAGTTAGGTCAAGACAAGGCCCGCTTCATGGGCATGCCGTACAGGGCCCCATGCTCAGATGGACCCTGTGCTTGGTTTAATGCTTGGCTGCTGCCATCTTGAAATTCAAGAGagcctgcattttcattttgtactggGCCCTAAAAATTATGGGGCTAAAACCCCCAATATCTCTTCCCCATTCCCTGCCAAACACCCCAACTGCCCTAGGCCATACCTGAGCAGCCTATGAATTTCCACTTCATAAGCTTCTTTCTTCAGACTGAAAGGGAAGTGGAAGTGGGTCAGGGGAGGGGACAGCCCCTTACTACAATCCCAGGGGCAGTAGTGGGCAGGGCAAAGGGCCACATGGGAATTGGGCAGGCCCCAGGGCTGGAAAGGACTGTCAGGGACTGATCCATTAGGGCTCAGAGATGTCTTTCCCCTTACCCTACCCCCAGGCCCCACCTGTCCACATTTCTAAGCTGGACACCTGGAACCGTGTTGAACCTGTGCTTCTTGAAGTATGCTTCCTAGAGTGGACATAAGAGTGAAAATTAGAGCTTCGCACCATCCAGCCTACACCTACCCAATCACTCACCGCATGTCCACAAGGCCAGCAGACCAACTCCTGGACCTGTAAAGGTCCCTCTAATTCCTGTTTTCCTCATCCTCTTTGCAGCATATTCGGCAGACTCTTACCAGCCTTGATTTGAGTTCCACCATTGCCAGAGAGCTCATGCCCACATATGCAGCTCGTACTGACCTCTGAGCTAGTCCTGCTCCAGTGGTCCTCCCTGAGCCTGCTGCTATAGCCGCAGAAGCCAGTAAAAGGCCCTGCAGGGGACGGTGGGCAAAGGGACAGGGTGGGCTGTAAGAGAGGAAACTGCTGTGACTCAGTGAGATGGTCTCAGGCAAATGTCTCTCTCTCTGGAAGATGAGTAGGGGTCTTGCATTAGCTGGCCTCTGAAGACTCTTTTGGTTTCTAGGAGATTCCAAGCTGGATGCTGTCCATTCCTTTGGGTTAGGTGGTTTCCAGGTCTCCATTGCTAAAACTGGGGAGCTGGCCCTCTGGACACAGCCGAGTGGGGCACGGGGGCATGGGAGTCTCCCTGTTCATCTCAAGCTGAGGCTTAGGACCCAGCACTTACAAGGACAGGCAGTGAGAGGGCAGAGCTTTCAGGGATGGAGGAGTGCTTGGCAGCAGAAATACCCCCCCCACACCCACCGTCCAGTGCTAAGAAtagtaataagaaaaataataccaGCTAACCCTTATATAATGCTTCCAATTCACTTATTCAATCCTCACAACTTCacaaccttatgaggtaggtactattttcatcttcattttacagatacagaAACTTAGGCAAAAAAGAGAATAAGTAATTTCTCCACGGTTACATGGctactaagtggcagagctgggattgctCCAGAGTCTATGCTTTTGACCACAATACCATACTGAGCTCCCCTCCCCAACAGCCCTGCCTCCAGCTCACATGGAAGTAGCCGTTCATGTTGAGGCCGACAATGCCAAAGTGGTAGGATCGGGAAATGTCAGGGATGATGCACTCTCGGCCCCGGCGTTGTTCAGGCATTCGCATCCACATGTCCCAGTCCCAGAGCTGGAAGGCATAGAAGACTACGACGGTTAAAA
This region includes:
- the TSPAN1 gene encoding tetraspanin-1, with the protein product MQCFSFLKTMMFLFNLLIFLCGVALLAVGIWVSVDGPSFLKIFGSTSSTAMQFVNVGYFLIAAGAVLLVLGFLGCYGAHRESKCALTMFFSILLIIFIAEVAAAVVALVYTTMAENFLTLLVVPAIKKDYGSQDDFSQVWNITMKGLNCCGFNNYTDFVDSPFYTAGNTLPPYCCKNSTSNEPCKVTVAEKDSVQGCFKQLLYEIRTHAVTVGGVAAGIAVLELAAMIVSLYLYCNLK